A window of the Butyricimonas faecalis genome harbors these coding sequences:
- a CDS encoding L-threonylcarbamoyladenylate synthase, whose amino-acid sequence MNDEKLKEEVRKACEVLKNGGIILYPTDTIWGIGCDATNELAVKRIYELKHREDNKAMLVLLDDVGKLASYVEVPDVAYELLEVNDKPMTIIYPNAKNLAKNLIAQDRTIGIRITSEAFTKALLYRFRKPIVSTSANISGEPSPKCFAEISDAVKSVVDYVVDFRQEETSNPAPSSIIKLGVGGEIQIIRK is encoded by the coding sequence ATGAATGATGAAAAGTTAAAAGAAGAAGTTCGCAAGGCTTGCGAGGTTCTTAAAAACGGGGGGATAATTCTTTATCCCACGGACACGATATGGGGTATCGGGTGTGACGCCACGAACGAGCTAGCCGTGAAACGGATATACGAGCTGAAACACCGGGAGGACAACAAGGCCATGTTGGTATTACTGGATGACGTGGGCAAGCTTGCCTCCTACGTCGAGGTTCCAGATGTGGCTTACGAGTTATTGGAAGTGAATGATAAACCCATGACAATCATTTATCCGAATGCAAAGAACCTGGCAAAGAACTTGATTGCACAAGATCGGACCATAGGCATCCGGATCACCTCGGAGGCTTTCACGAAAGCCTTGCTTTACCGTTTCCGCAAACCCATTGTTTCAACGTCGGCTAATATCAGCGGAGAACCTTCCCCCAAGTGTTTTGCGGAAATTAGTGATGCCGTGAAGTCTGTCGTTGATTACGTGGTAGATTTCCGTCAAGAAGAAACTTCGAATCCCGCACCCTCTAGTATCATCAAACTGGGTGTCGGAGGAGAGATTCAAATCATCAGGAAATAA
- the scpA gene encoding methylmalonyl-CoA mutase translates to MKPNFKDINIKSTEKATTTATEWEKANHIEKNWLTPELIPVKPVYTAEDLKGMEHLDYVAGIPPYLRGPYSGMYPMRPWTIRQYAGFSTAEESNAFYRRNLAAGQKGLSVAFDLATHRGYDSDHPRVIGDVGKAGVAVDSIMDMKILFDQIPLDKMSVSMTMNGAVLPILAFYIVAGLEQGATLDQLQGTIQNDILKEFMVRNTYIYPPKFSMKIIADIFEYTSKNMPKFNSISISGYHMQEAGATADIELAYTLADGLEYLRAGVNAGMDIDAFAPRLSFFWAIGMNHFMEIAKMRAGRLLWAKIVKQFNPKNPKSLALRTHSQTSGWSLTEQDPFNNVGRTCIEAMGAALGHTQSLHTNALDEAIALPTDFSARIARNTQIYIQDETTVCKSIDPWGGSYYVESLTKELVEKAWAHIQEIEKLGGMAKAIESGIPKLRIEEAAARTQARIDSGEQTIVGTNKYRLEKEDPIDILEVDNTAVREAQIRRLHELKANRNQAEVDAALEAITRCAETGEGNLLELAVDAAKKRASLGEISYACEKVVGRYKAVIRTVSGVYSSIAKEDEDFQKAKQLADQFAEMTGRRPRIMIAKMGQDGHDRGAKVVATGYADLGFDVDMGPLFQTPEETAKQAVENDVHVVGVSSLAAGHKTLVPAVIAELKKLGREDILVYVGGVIPHQDYQFLFDAGAVAVFGPGTKVSKSAIQILEILIDLAKK, encoded by the coding sequence ATGAAACCAAATTTCAAAGATATAAATATCAAGTCAACAGAAAAAGCTACCACTACTGCTACAGAGTGGGAAAAAGCGAATCATATCGAGAAGAACTGGTTGACACCCGAGCTAATACCGGTAAAACCCGTGTACACGGCTGAAGATTTAAAAGGGATGGAACATTTGGATTACGTTGCCGGTATCCCTCCCTATTTACGTGGTCCCTATTCAGGAATGTACCCTATGCGTCCGTGGACAATCCGTCAGTATGCCGGATTCTCTACCGCTGAAGAATCGAATGCATTCTATCGTCGTAACTTGGCTGCCGGACAGAAAGGTTTGTCCGTGGCATTCGACTTGGCTACCCACCGCGGATATGACTCTGATCACCCGCGTGTAATCGGTGACGTGGGTAAAGCCGGAGTTGCCGTAGACTCTATCATGGATATGAAGATTTTGTTCGATCAAATTCCATTGGACAAGATGTCTGTATCCATGACGATGAATGGTGCCGTACTTCCTATCTTGGCATTCTATATTGTTGCCGGACTAGAACAAGGTGCTACTCTAGACCAATTACAAGGAACGATCCAGAACGATATCTTGAAAGAGTTCATGGTGCGTAACACTTATATCTACCCGCCGAAGTTCTCTATGAAGATCATCGCTGACATCTTCGAATATACTTCCAAGAATATGCCGAAGTTCAACTCAATCTCTATCTCTGGATACCACATGCAAGAAGCAGGTGCTACCGCTGATATCGAGTTGGCATACACTTTGGCCGACGGTTTGGAATATTTACGTGCCGGAGTTAATGCAGGAATGGACATTGACGCATTCGCTCCCCGTTTGTCATTCTTCTGGGCTATCGGTATGAACCATTTCATGGAAATCGCCAAGATGAGAGCCGGACGTTTGTTGTGGGCTAAGATCGTTAAACAATTCAACCCGAAAAACCCGAAATCTTTGGCATTGCGTACTCACAGCCAGACTTCAGGTTGGTCATTGACCGAGCAGGATCCGTTCAACAACGTGGGTCGTACTTGTATCGAGGCCATGGGTGCTGCCTTGGGGCATACGCAATCATTGCATACCAACGCATTGGATGAGGCTATCGCTCTTCCGACAGACTTCTCCGCTCGTATCGCTCGTAATACCCAGATCTATATCCAGGATGAAACAACCGTATGTAAATCCATCGACCCGTGGGGAGGTTCTTACTATGTTGAGAGCTTGACTAAAGAGTTGGTAGAAAAAGCATGGGCCCACATCCAGGAGATCGAGAAATTGGGTGGGATGGCTAAAGCGATCGAATCCGGTATTCCGAAATTACGTATCGAAGAAGCTGCCGCTCGTACACAAGCTCGTATTGATAGTGGCGAACAAACAATCGTGGGTACAAACAAATATCGTCTGGAGAAAGAAGATCCGATCGACATTCTTGAAGTGGACAACACGGCAGTACGTGAGGCTCAGATCCGTCGTTTGCACGAATTGAAAGCTAACCGTAACCAAGCTGAAGTTGACGCTGCATTGGAAGCCATTACCCGTTGTGCTGAAACCGGCGAGGGTAACTTGTTGGAATTGGCAGTCGACGCAGCCAAGAAGAGAGCTTCTTTGGGAGAAATCTCTTATGCATGTGAAAAAGTTGTAGGACGTTATAAAGCAGTTATCAGAACCGTGAGCGGAGTATATTCTAGCATTGCCAAGGAAGACGAAGACTTCCAGAAAGCAAAACAATTGGCTGACCAATTTGCAGAAATGACAGGACGTCGTCCGCGTATCATGATCGCTAAAATGGGTCAGGACGGACACGACCGTGGAGCTAAAGTTGTTGCCACCGGTTATGCAGACCTCGGCTTCGACGTGGATATGGGACCGTTGTTCCAAACCCCGGAAGAAACCGCAAAACAAGCCGTTGAAAACGACGTACATGTTGTCGGAGTATCTTCTCTGGCAGCCGGACACAAAACGCTTGTACCTGCCGTTATCGCAGAATTAAAGAAATTGGGACGTGAAGACATCCTCGTTTACGTGGGTGGTGTTATTCCTCACCAAGATTATCAATTCTTGTTCGATGCAGGGGCTGTCGCCGTATTCGGTCCCGGAACCAAGGTATCCAAGAGTGCAATCCAAATTCTTGAAATTTTGATTGACTTGGCTAAGAAATAA
- the mutA gene encoding methylmalonyl-CoA mutase small subunit, translated as MAENVNEKLFSEFAPNTTQEWKDKVIADLKGADFDKKLVWRTNEGFNVQPMYRLENMKDLKNLECFPGEYPFVRGNKKNNNEWFVRQDIVVEDVVEANKKALDVLNKGVDSLGFVLSNCKNFTKADMAALLKDICLECIEINFVVCCNKAAILNMFKEYVAEKGFNPEKIQGGINIDPISKLVLEGKFCDPNPFNVVKETTESSAEMKNFKTIEVGGYVFNNSGASIVQELGFSLAAGVEYLDKLTDAGMDVKDIAPRMRFHFATGSKYFIEIAKLRAARYLWAHIVKAYNPCCDCVCKMNIHAETSEWNKTVYDPNVNMLRTQTETMSATIGGVDSFTVHPYDDIFEKTNDFSERIARNQQLLLKEESHFDKIVDPAGGSYYIEELTQFIAEAAWKLFLEVQEQGGMVKALESGFVQAAVKATAQKRDQDIANRKENFLGTNQFPNFNEKMDKELCACILEPEDKTAPDAVIETLKPYRGTQAFEAMRIRTDMFTKEQGRRPVVYMFPMGNLAMRKARAQFACNFFACAGFQVMDNNGFKTVEEGAKACMDNKADIVVICSSDDEYATIAPEVYAAMKDKAIIVVAGNPECRPQLEEIGIKNYVHVKCNVLEDLKAYQQKLGIK; from the coding sequence ATGGCAGAGAATGTAAACGAAAAGCTTTTCAGTGAATTTGCGCCCAACACGACTCAAGAGTGGAAGGACAAAGTCATTGCAGACCTAAAAGGGGCTGACTTCGATAAAAAGCTGGTTTGGAGAACAAACGAGGGATTCAACGTGCAACCGATGTACCGGTTGGAGAATATGAAAGACCTCAAGAATTTAGAGTGCTTCCCGGGAGAATATCCTTTCGTGAGAGGTAACAAGAAAAACAACAACGAATGGTTCGTTCGTCAAGACATCGTGGTAGAGGATGTGGTTGAAGCGAACAAGAAAGCGTTGGATGTTCTGAACAAGGGTGTTGACTCGCTCGGGTTCGTGCTTTCAAATTGCAAGAACTTCACGAAAGCCGATATGGCCGCCTTGTTGAAAGACATTTGCTTGGAATGTATCGAGATTAACTTCGTTGTATGCTGCAACAAAGCTGCCATCTTGAACATGTTCAAAGAGTACGTTGCAGAGAAAGGATTCAACCCTGAAAAAATACAGGGAGGTATAAATATCGATCCGATCAGCAAACTTGTTTTAGAAGGAAAATTCTGTGACCCGAATCCATTCAACGTGGTTAAGGAAACAACGGAAAGCTCTGCCGAAATGAAAAACTTCAAGACGATTGAGGTAGGTGGATACGTTTTCAATAATTCCGGAGCATCCATCGTTCAGGAATTAGGATTCAGTTTGGCTGCTGGAGTAGAATACCTTGATAAATTAACCGATGCAGGTATGGACGTGAAGGACATCGCTCCTCGTATGCGTTTCCACTTCGCTACCGGTTCCAAATATTTCATAGAGATTGCCAAATTAAGAGCAGCTCGTTACTTGTGGGCACACATCGTGAAAGCTTACAATCCTTGCTGTGACTGCGTTTGCAAAATGAATATTCACGCGGAAACATCAGAATGGAACAAGACGGTTTACGACCCGAACGTGAACATGCTTCGTACTCAAACGGAAACCATGTCCGCAACGATCGGTGGTGTTGACTCGTTCACGGTTCACCCGTATGATGATATCTTCGAAAAAACCAATGATTTTTCTGAAAGAATCGCTCGTAACCAACAATTATTGTTGAAAGAAGAATCACACTTCGACAAGATCGTTGACCCTGCCGGAGGTTCATATTATATCGAGGAATTAACCCAATTCATCGCCGAGGCTGCTTGGAAACTCTTCTTGGAAGTACAGGAACAAGGCGGTATGGTAAAAGCACTTGAATCAGGATTCGTACAAGCTGCCGTGAAAGCTACTGCACAGAAGAGAGATCAGGATATCGCTAACCGGAAAGAAAACTTCTTGGGTACGAACCAATTCCCGAATTTCAACGAAAAAATGGATAAAGAGCTTTGCGCTTGCATCCTAGAGCCGGAAGACAAAACCGCTCCCGACGCTGTTATTGAAACGTTGAAACCCTACCGTGGAACCCAGGCTTTCGAGGCTATGCGTATCAGAACCGATATGTTCACGAAAGAACAAGGTCGTCGCCCGGTTGTTTACATGTTCCCGATGGGTAATTTGGCTATGCGTAAAGCAAGAGCCCAATTCGCTTGCAACTTCTTCGCTTGCGCCGGATTCCAAGTAATGGATAACAATGGTTTCAAAACGGTTGAAGAAGGAGCTAAAGCCTGCATGGACAACAAAGCCGATATCGTGGTTATCTGTAGCTCGGATGACGAATACGCTACAATCGCTCCGGAAGTATATGCAGCAATGAAAGACAAAGCAATCATCGTTGTTGCCGGTAACCCGGAATGCAGACCCCAACTGGAAGAAATCGGTATCAAGAACTATGTTCACGTGAAATGTAACGTGTTGGAAGACTTGAAAGCATACCAACAAAAATTGGGAATTAAGTAA
- a CDS encoding diaminopimelate dehydrogenase — protein sequence MKKIRAAIVGYGNIGKYVLEALQTAPDFEVAGVVRRDATNVPAELKDYIVVSDIAQIKDVDVAILCTPTRSVESYASKILAMGINTVDSFDIHTEISGLHKRLGEIAKKHGKVSVISAGWDPGSDSVVRALLEACAPKGITYTNFGPGMSMGHTVAVKAVEGVKAALSMTIPLGTGIHRRMVYVELKEGYDFKQVAEAIKTDPYFAHDETHVMQVESVDSLKDMGHGVNLVRKGVSGKTQNQLFEFDMKINNPALTGQILVATARACMKQQPGCYALIEIPVIDMLYGDREELIKHLV from the coding sequence ATGAAAAAAATTAGAGCAGCCATTGTCGGGTATGGGAATATTGGCAAGTATGTGCTTGAAGCACTGCAAACTGCCCCCGACTTTGAAGTAGCAGGAGTAGTACGTCGGGACGCAACGAACGTGCCGGCTGAATTGAAGGACTATATTGTCGTGTCGGATATTGCTCAAATCAAGGATGTAGATGTGGCAATTTTGTGTACACCGACCCGTAGTGTGGAGTCGTATGCCTCGAAAATTCTGGCTATGGGGATTAACACGGTGGATAGTTTTGATATTCACACGGAGATTTCCGGTTTGCATAAACGTCTGGGAGAGATTGCTAAAAAGCATGGAAAAGTATCTGTTATCTCCGCGGGATGGGACCCGGGAAGTGATTCTGTCGTTCGTGCTTTGTTAGAGGCTTGTGCCCCCAAAGGGATTACTTATACGAATTTCGGTCCCGGCATGAGCATGGGACACACGGTTGCCGTGAAGGCCGTTGAAGGCGTGAAAGCTGCGTTGTCCATGACAATCCCGCTAGGTACGGGAATCCATCGCCGGATGGTCTATGTGGAACTGAAAGAGGGGTACGATTTTAAACAAGTGGCGGAGGCTATCAAAACCGATCCTTATTTTGCACATGATGAAACGCATGTAATGCAGGTGGAATCTGTTGACAGCCTGAAGGACATGGGCCACGGCGTGAATCTTGTTCGTAAGGGAGTTTCCGGTAAAACACAGAATCAGTTGTTCGAATTTGATATGAAAATCAATAATCCGGCCTTGACAGGACAAATCCTTGTGGCCACGGCTCGAGCTTGCATGAAACAGCAACCGGGATGCTATGCACTAATTGAAATCCCGGTGATTGATATGTTGTACGGAGATCGAGAGGAATTGATCAAACATTTGGTATAA